A single window of [Clostridium] hylemonae DSM 15053 DNA harbors:
- a CDS encoding OadG family transporter subunit, with amino-acid sequence MLAAVLCFTGCGSKQNSDVEYDKASMEQVTDFLIDYCANADEETTEQWNGMSEFAMEQQFVSAGLPFTPDSFLSAMDAWKAGIEECGDYAGHGDYKYEPSRTELKITTTAEFEKRNADLTFVFKADTRGNLNLDSMTVAGKYTMGEILEKAGLNTVLGMGTVFVVLIFISLIISLFRFIPALQNAFGRKPEKTTEAPAAVEDAPVIVDAAAETDDMELVAVISAAVAAAEGTTTDGFVVRSIRRRPSNKWN; translated from the coding sequence ATGCTGGCGGCTGTCCTCTGCTTTACCGGGTGCGGGAGCAAGCAGAATTCCGATGTCGAGTATGACAAAGCCAGTATGGAACAGGTGACAGATTTTCTCATAGATTATTGTGCAAATGCAGACGAAGAGACGACAGAGCAGTGGAATGGAATGTCCGAGTTTGCAATGGAGCAGCAGTTTGTGAGCGCGGGCCTTCCGTTTACTCCCGACAGCTTTCTGAGCGCGATGGATGCCTGGAAGGCAGGAATCGAAGAGTGCGGCGATTATGCGGGCCATGGGGATTACAAATACGAGCCGTCCAGAACAGAATTGAAGATCACGACTACGGCAGAGTTTGAAAAGCGCAATGCGGATCTCACTTTCGTATTCAAAGCAGACACGAGAGGCAATCTGAATCTGGACAGTATGACTGTTGCAGGAAAGTATACGATGGGAGAAATTCTCGAAAAAGCAGGGCTTAATACAGTCCTTGGAATGGGAACAGTGTTTGTCGTACTTATATTCATATCACTGATTATATCCTTATTCCGTTTTATTCCGGCATTGCAGAATGCGTTCGGCAGAAAGCCGGAGAAGACCACGGAAGCGCCGGCGGCTGTGGAGGACGCGCCCGTTATTGTGGACGCGGCCGCAGAGACGGACGATATGGAGCTGGTGGCGGTTATTTCCGCGGCGGTCGCGGCGGCTGAAGGAACGACAACCGATGGATTCGTTGTGAGAAGCATAAGAAGAAGGCCATCGAATAAATGGAATTAA
- a CDS encoding MurR/RpiR family transcriptional regulator: MGSKNELLQKIDEKYAKFSKGQKKLAGFIREDYDKAAFLTAARMGEEVGVSESTVVRFATALGYDGYPGFQKALGELVRTKLNSIQRMEVTYGRISQGEILNTVLQSDIEKIKLTMGSIDHETFEMAVDTILNARRIYVIGIRSCAPLASFLSFYLNLICPDVKAVNTNSSSEIFEQLIRISEEDVIIGISFPRYSMRTLKALEFASNRKAKVITLTDSIHSPMNLYSSCNLIARSDMASIVDSLVAPLSVVNALVVALCMKKQDEVITTLETLEKIWDEYQVYSKDELNMVNNKMELSGSEETGKE; this comes from the coding sequence ATGGGAAGCAAAAATGAGTTACTGCAGAAAATAGATGAAAAGTATGCAAAATTCAGCAAAGGGCAGAAAAAGCTGGCCGGTTTTATCCGCGAAGACTATGATAAGGCTGCGTTTCTGACTGCCGCCAGGATGGGCGAAGAGGTGGGGGTCAGTGAATCCACGGTCGTCAGATTTGCCACAGCGCTCGGATATGACGGCTATCCGGGCTTTCAGAAGGCGCTCGGGGAACTTGTGCGCACGAAGCTTAACTCAATACAGCGGATGGAAGTGACTTATGGAAGGATCAGCCAGGGAGAGATCCTGAATACTGTGCTTCAGTCTGATATAGAGAAGATCAAGCTGACCATGGGTTCTATCGATCACGAGACTTTTGAGATGGCGGTAGATACCATATTGAACGCAAGGCGTATCTATGTGATCGGCATACGCAGCTGCGCTCCGCTTGCCAGCTTCCTTAGTTTTTACCTGAATCTCATATGTCCGGACGTAAAAGCGGTGAATACGAACAGTTCCAGCGAGATATTTGAGCAGCTCATCCGTATCAGCGAGGAAGATGTCATCATAGGGATCAGCTTTCCGCGTTATTCCATGCGCACATTAAAAGCGCTGGAGTTTGCGAGCAACCGCAAGGCGAAGGTGATCACATTAACGGACAGTATCCATTCACCGATGAATCTGTATTCCTCCTGCAATCTGATAGCCAGAAGTGATATGGCTTCCATCGTAGACTCGCTTGTTGCACCGCTCAGCGTTGTCAACGCGCTTGTTGTCGCGCTCTGTATGAAGAAGCAGGACGAGGTGATAACGACACTTGAGACACTTGAGAAAATATGGGACGAGTACCAGGTATACAGCAAAGACGAGCTGAACATGGTAAACAACAAGATGGAGCTTAGCGGTTCCGAAGAAACGGGCAAGGAATAA
- the cmk gene encoding (d)CMP kinase yields the protein MGYKIAIDGPAGAGKSTIAKLVANKKGFIYVDTGAMYRGLAVHFLDRGIVPDDRERIVRACEDADVTIRYENGVQQVYLNGKNITSRLRTEEAGNMASVSSAIPEVRAKLLELQRSLAEDQNVIMDGRDIGTCVLPDADLKVFLTASVDTRARRRYEELKEKGTACRLEEIAADIEARDLRDTTRETAPLKQAEDAVLIDSSNMSIEEVVDAIVRLCS from the coding sequence ATGGGATATAAAATAGCGATCGACGGGCCGGCAGGCGCAGGGAAAAGCACGATAGCAAAGCTCGTTGCAAATAAGAAAGGATTCATTTACGTAGATACCGGAGCGATGTACCGGGGGCTGGCGGTCCATTTTCTGGACAGAGGGATCGTCCCTGATGACAGAGAAAGGATAGTGCGGGCCTGTGAGGACGCGGATGTGACCATCCGCTATGAGAATGGCGTCCAGCAGGTATACTTAAACGGTAAGAATATAACGTCAAGACTACGCACGGAGGAGGCCGGCAATATGGCCTCAGTAAGCTCGGCAATACCGGAAGTGCGCGCGAAACTTCTGGAACTGCAGCGCAGTCTGGCAGAAGATCAGAACGTGATCATGGACGGCAGGGATATCGGCACTTGCGTGCTGCCGGATGCGGATCTGAAGGTGTTTTTGACGGCAAGCGTAGATACGAGAGCAAGACGCCGCTATGAAGAGCTGAAAGAGAAGGGGACCGCCTGCCGGCTCGAGGAGATAGCAGCGGATATCGAGGCGAGAGACCTGCGTGACACAACACGTGAGACCGCGCCTCTTAAACAGGCGGAGGATGCGGTTCTCATCGACAGTTCCAACATGTCGATCGAAGAAGTCGTGGATGCGATCGTGCGCCTGTGCTCATAG
- a CDS encoding acyl-CoA carboxylase subunit beta encodes MDNMATGSAAGNRIEALLDAGSFVEIGGAVTARTTDFNMQEKETPADGVITGYGVIDGNLVYVYSQDASVLNGAIGEMHAKKIANIYDMAMKMGAPVIGLVDCAGLRLQEATDALEAFGNLYLKQTMASGVIPQITAVFGTCGGGLAVVPALTDFTFMEGKSGKLFINSPNAIPGNEISKCDTSSAQFQSEKAGLVDDIGTEEEILGSIRSLVCMLPCNNEEDASYDECADDLNRACTGIENAAEDTAIALAQISDSNIFFETKKHYAKDMVTGFIRLNGMTVGAVANRSKVYNADAEVTDEFDGSLSAGGAGKAAEFVKFCDAFNIPVLTLTNVSGFEASECAEKNLAREAARLTYAFADATVPKVNVIIGKAYGSAYVTMNSKALGADMVYAWQDAEIGMMDASLAAKIMYAGADADVIKEKASEYKEIQSSPLAAARRGYVDTIIAPADTRKYVIGALEMLFTKREDRPVKKHGTV; translated from the coding sequence ATGGACAACATGGCAACAGGAAGTGCAGCGGGCAATCGCATAGAAGCTTTGCTCGATGCAGGAAGCTTTGTTGAAATAGGTGGGGCTGTGACGGCCAGAACTACAGATTTCAACATGCAGGAAAAAGAAACTCCGGCGGACGGTGTCATAACCGGGTATGGAGTGATCGACGGGAATCTGGTGTATGTATACAGCCAGGATGCTTCTGTGTTAAACGGGGCGATCGGTGAGATGCATGCAAAGAAGATCGCGAACATCTATGATATGGCAATGAAGATGGGCGCACCGGTCATCGGTCTTGTGGACTGTGCAGGACTCAGACTTCAGGAGGCAACAGATGCACTGGAGGCATTTGGGAATCTGTATCTGAAGCAGACGATGGCATCAGGCGTAATTCCCCAGATCACAGCTGTTTTCGGGACATGCGGCGGGGGGCTGGCTGTTGTTCCTGCGCTTACCGACTTTACGTTCATGGAAGGTAAGAGCGGTAAATTATTCATCAATTCTCCAAATGCAATTCCAGGGAATGAAATATCTAAATGCGATACATCATCAGCACAGTTCCAGAGTGAAAAGGCAGGACTTGTCGATGATATCGGAACAGAGGAAGAGATACTCGGCAGCATCCGTTCTCTCGTATGTATGCTGCCATGCAATAATGAAGAAGACGCGTCGTATGATGAATGTGCGGACGACTTGAACCGCGCCTGCACAGGCATTGAAAACGCTGCGGAAGATACGGCGATAGCCCTCGCCCAGATTTCCGACAGCAATATCTTTTTTGAGACGAAGAAACATTACGCAAAAGATATGGTCACCGGATTCATCCGTCTGAACGGAATGACGGTAGGCGCTGTGGCAAATCGTTCCAAAGTTTATAATGCGGACGCAGAAGTGACAGATGAGTTTGACGGCTCCCTGTCGGCGGGAGGAGCAGGAAAGGCGGCGGAGTTCGTGAAATTCTGCGACGCTTTTAACATACCGGTCCTTACATTGACGAATGTATCCGGGTTTGAGGCGAGCGAGTGTGCGGAGAAGAACCTCGCAAGAGAAGCCGCAAGGCTTACGTATGCATTTGCGGACGCCACTGTGCCGAAAGTAAATGTTATTATCGGCAAAGCATACGGGAGTGCATATGTGACAATGAACAGCAAAGCGCTCGGCGCTGATATGGTATATGCTTGGCAGGATGCCGAGATCGGAATGATGGATGCCTCTCTCGCGGCAAAGATCATGTACGCAGGCGCAGACGCAGATGTGATAAAAGAGAAGGCTTCCGAATATAAAGAGATCCAGTCAAGCCCGCTTGCTGCGGCGAGACGGGGATATGTGGATACGATCATCGCGCCGGCCGACACGAGGAAATATGTAATCGGAGCATTGGAGATGTTATTCACAAAGAGAGAAGACCGCCCGGTGAAAAAGCACGGAACGGTTTAG
- a CDS encoding NAD(P)/FAD-dependent oxidoreductase — translation MSKVLIAGGGAAGMCAAAAAAENGHEVHIYEKNDRLGRKLFITGKGRCNITNACDMEGLFDAVVSNSKFLYSSFYSFTNEDVISFFERIGVKTKVERGDRVFPASDHSSDVIRGLEREMERLGVHIHLSTAVRQIKAADGRFEKIVTDGGREVPGDVCIVATGGLSYQATGSTGDGLRFAENLGHTVTECMPSLVPMECKEEWVKELQGLSLRNVRAAVYDGRKKLYEDFGEMLFTHYGVSGPLMLTASSYVGKKLKQKELQLLIDLKPALSEEQLDQRVLRDFEENRNRQFKNAVGRLFPAKLVPVMIKLSSIDAEKKVNTITKEERRQFAGLIKHLPVTLTGLRDYREAIITRGGVSVKEVDPGTMESKLVKGICFCGEVLDLDALTGGFNLQIAWSTGHAAGAGIV, via the coding sequence ATGAGCAAAGTACTGATAGCGGGCGGAGGCGCGGCGGGAATGTGCGCGGCGGCCGCAGCCGCTGAAAATGGACATGAAGTCCACATATATGAAAAAAATGACAGACTTGGAAGAAAGCTGTTCATAACAGGCAAGGGAAGATGTAATATCACAAATGCCTGTGATATGGAAGGGCTGTTCGACGCAGTGGTAAGTAATTCCAAGTTTTTATACAGCAGTTTTTACAGTTTTACAAATGAGGATGTCATTTCCTTTTTTGAGAGAATTGGCGTGAAGACAAAAGTGGAGCGGGGAGACAGAGTATTTCCGGCTTCCGATCATTCGTCGGATGTGATCCGGGGACTGGAGCGTGAAATGGAGCGTCTCGGCGTCCACATCCATCTCAGTACAGCTGTCAGACAGATCAAAGCAGCCGATGGACGGTTTGAGAAGATCGTTACCGACGGCGGGCGTGAGGTCCCGGGAGATGTGTGTATCGTTGCGACAGGAGGCCTGTCGTACCAGGCTACCGGTTCCACCGGGGACGGACTGCGTTTTGCAGAAAACCTCGGGCATACAGTGACAGAGTGTATGCCGTCACTTGTCCCGATGGAATGTAAAGAAGAATGGGTGAAGGAGCTTCAGGGACTGTCGCTGCGAAATGTCCGCGCGGCGGTTTATGACGGCAGGAAGAAGCTGTATGAGGATTTCGGGGAAATGCTGTTCACACATTATGGGGTGAGCGGACCGCTCATGCTCACCGCCAGCAGCTATGTGGGAAAGAAGCTGAAACAAAAGGAATTGCAGCTGCTGATCGACCTGAAGCCGGCGCTGTCGGAAGAACAGCTCGATCAGCGCGTACTCCGGGATTTTGAAGAGAACCGCAACCGGCAGTTTAAAAATGCGGTCGGGAGATTATTCCCCGCAAAACTTGTCCCGGTCATGATAAAATTAAGCAGTATTGATGCTGAAAAGAAGGTCAATACCATCACAAAAGAAGAGCGCCGGCAGTTTGCGGGGCTCATAAAGCATCTGCCTGTCACGCTGACCGGACTCAGGGATTACCGCGAGGCGATCATAACGCGGGGCGGCGTCAGCGTAAAGGAGGTTGACCCCGGTACGATGGAGTCGAAGCTTGTGAAAGGGATATGCTTCTGCGGGGAGGTACTTGACCTTGACGCGCTGACCGGAGGGTTTAACCTGCAGATCGCCTGGTCTACCGGTCATGCCGCGGGAGCTGGAATTGTTTGA
- the ispH gene encoding 4-hydroxy-3-methylbut-2-enyl diphosphate reductase encodes MKIELAKTAGFCFGVKRAVETVYEQIRLHEGEKIYTYGPIIHNEEVIKDMKLHGVEVLETEEELDGLKDGTVIIRSHGVPRSVCDRLDKKGIGYVDATCPFVKKIHNIVMEESRKGAHIIIIGNSAHPEVEGIKGWAGDKVTVVQNAEEAERFCIEDKECRICVVSQTTFNYNKFKDLVEIIVKKGYDIIVLNTICNATKERQEEARDIADRVEAMLVIGDRRSSNTQKLFEICSDACKDTYYIQTLDDLDMNQLRSVETVGITAGASTPNKIIEEVQNNVGINF; translated from the coding sequence ATGAAGATTGAACTTGCGAAGACAGCCGGATTTTGTTTCGGCGTTAAGCGGGCGGTTGAAACTGTGTATGAACAGATACGGCTGCATGAAGGTGAGAAAATATATACTTACGGCCCCATTATTCACAATGAGGAAGTTATAAAAGATATGAAGCTGCACGGCGTTGAAGTGCTGGAGACGGAGGAAGAACTGGATGGGCTCAAAGACGGGACCGTCATTATCCGTTCCCACGGAGTGCCCAGGTCGGTCTGTGACAGGCTTGACAAAAAAGGGATCGGTTATGTGGATGCGACCTGTCCGTTTGTGAAAAAAATCCATAATATCGTAATGGAAGAAAGCAGGAAGGGCGCTCATATCATCATCATAGGAAACAGCGCGCACCCTGAGGTGGAGGGCATAAAAGGATGGGCAGGAGACAAGGTCACAGTCGTCCAGAATGCAGAAGAAGCAGAGCGGTTTTGTATAGAAGATAAAGAATGCCGGATATGTGTAGTGTCACAGACGACATTTAATTACAATAAATTCAAAGATTTAGTTGAAATTATCGTAAAAAAGGGGTATGATATAATTGTTTTAAATACGATTTGCAATGCAACCAAAGAGCGGCAGGAAGAGGCCAGGGACATTGCAGACAGAGTAGAGGCGATGCTTGTCATCGGCGACAGGCGCAGTTCCAATACCCAGAAGCTATTTGAAATCTGCAGCGATGCATGTAAGGATACGTACTATATACAGACACTTGACGATTTGGATATGAATCAATTAAGGTCCGTGGAAACAGTAGGTATTACAGCAGGGGCATCCACGCCCAACAAAATAATTGAGGAGGTTCAAAATAATGTCGGAATTAACTTTTGA
- a CDS encoding sodium ion-translocating decarboxylase subunit beta — MDYITTTLGNLVHQTAFFSLTWGNVIMIAVACAFLYLAIRHGFEPLLLVPIAFGMLLVNIYPDIMLHAEDAANGTGGLLYYFYKLDEWAILPSLIFLGVGALTDFGPLIANPKSFLLGAAAQFGIFTAYLGAMALGFSDKAAAAVSIIGGADGPTSIFLAGKLQQTAIMGPIAVAAYSYMALVPIIQPPIMKLLTTEKERKIKMEQLRPVSKLERILFPIIVTIVVCSILPTTAPLVGMLMLGNLFRESGVVRQLSETASNALMYIVVILLGTSVGATTSAEAFLNWDTIKIVVLGLVAFMFGTAAGVLFGKLMCLATRGKVNPLIGSAGVSAVPMAARVSQKVGAEADPTNFLLMHAMGPNVAGVIGTAVAAGTFMAIFGVM, encoded by the coding sequence ATGGATTATATAACAACGACATTAGGAAACCTCGTGCATCAGACAGCTTTTTTCAGCCTTACATGGGGCAACGTGATCATGATTGCTGTGGCATGTGCTTTCCTATACTTAGCAATACGACATGGGTTTGAACCTCTGCTCTTGGTACCTATCGCTTTCGGTATGCTGCTCGTGAATATCTATCCGGATATCATGCTGCATGCGGAGGACGCGGCCAACGGAACAGGCGGACTGCTCTATTACTTCTATAAGCTGGATGAGTGGGCAATCCTTCCTTCCCTGATTTTCCTTGGTGTAGGTGCACTGACAGACTTTGGACCGCTTATTGCCAATCCGAAGAGTTTCCTCCTCGGAGCGGCGGCTCAGTTCGGTATCTTTACCGCTTACCTGGGAGCCATGGCGCTGGGATTCTCTGATAAAGCCGCTGCGGCCGTATCAATCATAGGCGGCGCGGACGGACCTACGTCTATCTTCCTTGCCGGTAAGCTGCAGCAGACGGCGATCATGGGACCGATCGCGGTTGCGGCGTATTCGTATATGGCGCTCGTTCCGATCATTCAGCCGCCGATCATGAAGCTGCTCACGACAGAGAAAGAGCGAAAGATCAAGATGGAACAGTTGAGACCGGTATCCAAACTGGAGAGGATCCTGTTCCCGATCATCGTTACGATCGTCGTTTGCTCTATTCTTCCTACGACGGCACCGCTTGTAGGTATGCTGATGCTCGGCAACCTGTTCCGCGAATCAGGCGTGGTAAGACAGCTGTCCGAGACAGCCAGCAATGCGCTCATGTATATCGTAGTTATCCTGCTCGGCACTTCGGTAGGCGCGACGACGAGCGCGGAGGCGTTTCTGAACTGGGATACGATCAAGATAGTAGTTCTCGGCCTTGTAGCGTTTATGTTCGGGACTGCGGCGGGGGTACTGTTTGGAAAGCTTATGTGTCTGGCGACCCGCGGCAAGGTAAATCCTCTGATCGGTTCTGCCGGTGTATCCGCCGTACCTATGGCGGCCAGAGTGTCACAGAAGGTCGGCGCAGAGGCAGATCCGACCAATTTCCTGCTCATGCATGCCATGGGACCAAACGTGGCAGGTGTTATCGGAACCGCGGTGGCGGCCGGCACCTTTATGGCGATCTTCGGTGTCATGTAG
- a CDS encoding biotin/lipoyl-containing protein, which yields MKNYTITVNGNVYDVTVEEKGAGAAPAAPAAAAAAPKAAPAAPKAAPKAASAGAGSIQVKAGAAGKVFKIEANVGQSVKKGDAVVIIEAMKMEIPVVAPEDGTVASIDAAVGDAVEAGAVLATLN from the coding sequence ATGAAAAATTATACAATTACAGTAAACGGCAATGTATATGATGTGACAGTAGAAGAAAAAGGCGCGGGAGCAGCACCTGCGGCACCGGCTGCGGCCGCTGCGGCACCAAAAGCGGCACCTGCCGCTCCGAAGGCAGCCCCGAAAGCGGCATCGGCAGGAGCCGGTTCCATCCAGGTCAAGGCAGGAGCGGCCGGAAAAGTATTTAAGATCGAAGCAAACGTAGGGCAAAGCGTAAAGAAAGGTGATGCAGTAGTCATCATCGAGGCAATGAAGATGGAGATTCCAGTCGTAGCACCGGAAGACGGAACTGTAGCAAGCATTGACGCAGCTGTCGGTGATGCTGTAGAAGCCGGAGCGGTATTGGCTACATTAAACTAA
- a CDS encoding oxaloacetate decarboxylase subunit alpha, which translates to MADIEKKPIKITETILRDAHQSLIATRMTTEQMLPIVDKMDKVGYHSVECWGGATFDASLRFLKEDPWDRLRKFRDGFKNTKLQMLFRGQNILGYRPYADDVVEYFVQKSVSNGIDIIRIFDCLNDLRNLQTAVTAANKEKAEAQVALSYTLGDAYTLEYWVDIAKRIEEMGANSICIKDMAGLLVPYKATELIGALKEAVDLPIQLHTHYTSGVASMTYLKAVEAGVDVIDTAMSPFALGTSQPATEVMVETFKGTPYDTGFDQNLLAEIADYFRPIRDEALTSGLLNPKNMGVNIKTLLYQVPGGMLSNLTSQLKEQGAEDKYYDVLEEVPRVRKDLGEPPLVTPSSQIVGTQAVFNVLMGERYKMATKETKDVLSGKYGATVKPFNEDVRKKVLGDDAEIITCRPADLIPDELDTLRSEMAQWSQQDEDVLTYALFPQVATDFFKYREAQQTKVDQTMADTENGSYPV; encoded by the coding sequence ATGGCAGATATAGAAAAGAAACCAATTAAAATAACTGAGACTATTCTGCGTGATGCGCACCAGTCACTGATCGCTACACGTATGACGACAGAACAGATGCTTCCGATCGTAGACAAGATGGATAAGGTTGGGTATCATTCCGTGGAGTGCTGGGGCGGCGCCACATTCGACGCATCCCTGCGATTCCTTAAGGAAGATCCATGGGACAGACTGCGCAAGTTCCGCGACGGGTTTAAAAATACAAAGCTTCAGATGCTGTTCCGCGGACAGAATATTCTCGGATACCGCCCGTACGCTGACGATGTTGTGGAATATTTCGTTCAGAAATCTGTCTCCAACGGAATCGACATCATCCGTATCTTTGACTGTCTGAATGACCTTCGCAACCTTCAGACAGCTGTTACGGCCGCCAATAAGGAGAAGGCAGAAGCGCAGGTAGCTCTCTCTTATACGCTCGGAGATGCCTATACGTTAGAATACTGGGTGGACATAGCAAAAAGAATCGAAGAAATGGGAGCCAATTCGATCTGTATCAAGGATATGGCGGGACTCCTCGTTCCGTATAAGGCGACAGAGCTTATCGGAGCGCTCAAAGAAGCGGTGGACCTTCCGATCCAGCTGCACACGCACTACACATCCGGTGTTGCGTCCATGACATATCTGAAGGCAGTCGAGGCCGGCGTTGACGTGATCGATACTGCAATGTCACCGTTTGCGCTCGGCACATCCCAGCCGGCGACGGAGGTTATGGTGGAAACCTTTAAAGGCACGCCGTATGACACGGGATTTGACCAGAATCTTCTTGCGGAGATCGCGGATTACTTCCGTCCGATCCGTGACGAAGCACTCACCAGCGGTCTGCTCAATCCGAAAAACATGGGTGTCAATATCAAGACACTGCTGTATCAGGTGCCGGGAGGCATGCTTTCCAACCTGACTTCACAGTTGAAAGAGCAGGGAGCAGAAGACAAATACTACGATGTTCTGGAAGAGGTTCCGAGAGTGCGCAAAGATCTGGGCGAACCTCCGCTTGTAACACCTTCTTCACAGATCGTCGGCACGCAGGCTGTGTTCAACGTGCTGATGGGTGAGCGTTATAAAATGGCTACAAAAGAGACGAAAGATGTGCTGAGCGGAAAGTACGGTGCTACCGTGAAGCCGTTCAATGAAGATGTGAGAAAGAAAGTTCTTGGCGACGACGCCGAGATCATCACCTGCCGTCCGGCTGATCTGATTCCGGATGAACTTGACACGCTGCGCAGTGAGATGGCACAGTGGAGCCAGCAGGATGAGGACGTTCTGACATATGCTCTGTTCCCGCAGGTAGCTACAGACTTCTTTAAATACAGAGAAGCGCAGCAGACTAAAGTTGATCAGACAATGGCAGACACGGAAAACGGAAGTTATCCTGTATAA